Sequence from the Desulfovibrio legallii genome:
TCCCGCAAGCCAATTAAGAATCTTTCCACAGGGCCTTCTCTTTTTTCTTTGGTCGGAAAATAAAGGTTGCCCTGGTGGGCATACCGGCTTTGCTTGGTATGCCCATTTTTTCTTGGGGACGCTATGCCCCCGTCTTTGAGGTAGAGCCGAATAATGATATCGTACTCAGTTGTTGTATGGCTTCCGGGGTGGAGCATTCCTGTATTTGTTTAAGGCGATGTTTAGCTATCTTCACATATTTTTCATTTATTTCTATGCCTATGAAATGTCTCCCTAGCTTTTGAGCTGCTACACAGGTAGTTCCGGAGCCAGCGAAGGGGTCCAATATTAAAGCCCCTCGCTTAGTAACCAGAGATACTAAACATTCCATTAGATTAAGGGGTTTTTGTGCTTCGTGAAGCCCATGGTCGTCTTTGTCACTGGAAATACGAAATATATTTGAGCAAAGATGCGCCTCTTTGCAATATCCAGAACCATTGTATTTTTCTAGAGCATTTTGATTCCATCCGCCGACATTATTGATAAGGATATTATCTGCGAGCGTTCCACCTGTTTTATATGGCTTTTGTAACCAAAGAATAGGTTCAAACAATGGTCTAAGATTTGCAACCCTCCAGCCTGACCATTTTTGGGCATTTTTGTAATCGCCACGGCGTTTATACGTTTCTGAAATTCTTTGAGCTCTGTATGGTGCTGTTGGTTTTTCCCACGCGATCATATCTTTGAAGGTAAAACCACAATCTTCCAATGCAACAATGCAGCGGTGTGAGTATCTTCTGCCGGCAAAGATGAGGCATGAGCCTCCTGGTTTAAGAACTCGTAACCACTCTTTTCCCCATGACGCGCACCATTCTTGATATTCATATGGAATTTTTTTGTCTGCACTACTCCAACCGTTGAGAGGTTTGCCACGTCGTTTAAAAATTTCACCTGCTTTGGTTTGTGCTATAGATGCTCCGCCTAGAGCTGTGTTCTTATTATCGTGTAAAATATCCCATTCATTATAACATATACCATATGGGATATCTGAGATAATAGCGTGGACACTACACTCGGGGATTGCTTTTATTTTTTTTATCGAATCATCGTGTATAATCTGGTCAATCATATGGAAAACCTTGCGATGTGATCATCTATTTGTTTGATTTTTTCATTAATTTTTTTCGTCGCTATGAGTTCTCGTATTGCTTTGCCTTTACTATAAGCTGAAATAATTTTTTTTTCATTTTCCCAAAAAGCTTTTTCCGTTTGTGCTCGTTCGCGTATCGTTGATTTCTGCATGTTAAGCAGTAGTTCAAAGTCGTTGATGTTGTAATTGAATATAGATGTGAGCGTATTCGAAAAATCTTTAAGGAAGCACTTCTTTTGATTTGCTGCTATAATTTTTTTTGCGTAATCTCCTGAGAATCCCCATATGGCCGACATGTTAACTCTTTCAGTCTCTTTTATATTTTTTTTTATCATAAAAAGGATATGCTCCCAGCTTAAAAGGCAAACATTGTTATCGATAGCTTGAGAATATATCTGGCTCCCTGTCTTTGGATATTGAAAGTATGGCCCGCACAGCACCGCGTATTCAGAGTCTTTGCGCCAGCATGAAAGAGCGGAAACTTTGAAATCTTTTTGATTTTTTGCAGTTCTACTGAGCCTGAACGCCTTTGCATCTGCAACTAAAGTATATCCAAAATATTGTGATTTCGCAATTACGTCAGCGGTATCTGCACGTTCTTTAATTACGCTGGCTTTTAAGCCAAGTTCGCGAAACGCACGCGCTAATACTGCATCTGAAGCCTTGGAAAAAAGTTTTTCTTCGGTTGAATCGTGTGGTATTGACTCTGGAATTGTACCGATTTGTTTTATAAGCTCTATAAACTTCTTTTCTTTATTAATAAATTCGGTTAAATTGTTTGATGCTATATCAAAATTTTGAGAAGATTCTTTTGTTATTTTTTTTAGTAGTGTTTCAAACATCGTCTCTTACCTTTTTTATTGAGATATATAAATATACACAACGCTGATGAAAAAATTTTCATCAGCGTTGTGTAAAAAAATACTATTTTATAGGTATGTCTGAGAGGGGTTCCATGCGTTGTTTACCGAAACCCTAATGATGTTCTTGGGGGCACTTTCGCCTATATTTCCTGCTGTATGTAAATACTATGCGTTATTTTATGCTCCCACTTGAAATTACTCTAAAACCGGTTGGCGCCGGTGATGACCACCATATCCGCGGGCACATTTTCATGGAAGCCGAGGGTTTTGGTTTTGACCTTGGCGATTTTGTCCACCACGTCGAGGCCTTCGGTCACCTTGCCGAACACGCAGTAGCCCCAGCCGTCCGTGCTGGGGGCTGTGTGGTCCAGAAATTCATTGTCCACCAGGTTGATGAAGAACTGGGCGGTGGCGCTGTGCGGGTCGCGGGTGCGGGCCATGGCCAGGGTGCCGCGCGCGTTTTTGAGGCCGTTATCGGCCTCGTTGGGCACGGGTTCGCGAGTGGGTTTTTCGTCCATGCGGGCAGAGAGCCCGCCGCCCTGAATCATGAAGCCGGGGATGACCCGGTGGAAGATGGTGTTGGTATAAAAGCCGTCGTCAACGTACTGCAAAAAGTTGGCGACGGTTTTGGGGGCCTGTTCGGGGAAGAGTTCCACCAGAATATCGCCGGAGGAGGTCTCCAGCAGAACCGTGGGGTTGTCGGCCATGTTCGCTCCTTGCAAGCTGGGGTGTGCGGCGCAAGGGCCGCCGGTGCCCGCACTATAGGGCAGGGAAGGGCGGATGACAATGCCCGTCCGAATGACTATAATCCGCGCATGGACTCTTCTTCATCAGCGCCTGCAGGCGCGTCCGCCCGCATGTCGCAGCCCTTTGCGCCGCCGCAGCAGAACATCCCCCGCATCCAGCGCGCCTTGCTGGACTGGTTTGCCGTCAATCAGCGCCGTCTGCCCTGGCGCGTCCACTACACGCCCTATGAGGTCTGGGTTTCGGAGGTTATGCTCCAGCAGACGCAGATGGAGCGCGGCGTGGACTACTTCAACCGCTGGATGGCCCGCTTCCCCGATATTGCCGCCCTGGCGGCGGCGGATGAGGAAGCGGTGCTGCGCCAGTGGGAGGGCCTGGGCTATTATTCGCGCGCGCGGCATTTGCTGGCCGCGGCCCGCAAGATCATGGCCGAGCATGGGGGCGCGTTTCCTTCCGATCTGGAGGCCATCCGCGCCCTGCCGGGCGTGGGGCCGTATACGGCCGGGGCCATTGCCAGCATCGCCTTTGGGGAGAAACTGCCCTGCGTGGACGCCAATGTGGAGCGGGTCATTGCCCGCGTGTTTGATGTGGACAGCCCGGTGAAGCAGGATCCCGCCGCCGGCGTGGTGCGGCGCTGGGCCCTGCGCCTGGTGCCCGAAGGTCTGGCGCGGGAGCATAACCAGGCCATGATGGAGCTGGGCGCGCTGGTCTGCCGCAAAAAGCCGCGTTGCGAGGTCTGTCCGCTGGCCGTGTTCTGCAGCAGCCGCCATCTGGGCATTGTGGAGCAGCGGCCCGTGCCGGGCAAAAAGGCCGTTATCAAGCCCGTGCAGGCTGTCACCGGCGTGCTGCGGCGCGCAGGGCGCGTTTTTGTGCAGAAGCGTCCGCCTTCCGGCGTGTGGGGCAACCTGTGGGAGTTCCCCGGCGGCAGGGTGGAACCGGATGAAAGCCCGGAGCAGGCCGTGGTGCGCGAATTTATGGAAGAAACCGCTTTTACCGTGCGCGTGGCCGCAACGTATGGCATTATCCGCCACGGCTACACTACCTATCGGCTGACTCTGCACTGTTTTGGCCTGGAACTGGCGGATGCGGCGCAGTCCGCTTTGCCGCAACTCACTGCCGCCACGGAAAGCCGCTGGGCGCGCCCGGAGGAGCTGGACGGCCTGGCCATGCCCGCCGCGCACCGCAAGCTGGCGGACCGTCTGTTTGCCGTGGCCCCGTCGGCCGCGCATACCCCCTGACCGTCGGCCTGCGCGCCGCGGCCCCGGAGTCGCCCCATGTGGGATCTTGCCTGGATTGCGGACCCTTCCGCCTGGATAGGACTGGGCACGCTGGTACTGCTGGAAGTGGTGCTGGGCGTGGACAACCTGGTTTTCATTTCCATTCTTGTCACGCGCCTGCCTGAAGCCCAGCGGCGGCAGGCCTTTCTGACGGGCATCAGCCTGGCCCTGCTCATGCGCCTGGGCCTGCTGGCCTTCATGGCCCGGCTGGTCACTCTGACCAATCCGCTGTTTACCCTGGGCGGGCACGGGTTTTCGGCCCGCGACCTGATTCTCATGGCCGGCGGCGTGTTTTTGCTGCTCAAGGGCACTACGGAACTGCACGACCGCGTGGAAGGCCGTGCGGGCAGTTTCTCCGGTCCGGAACGGCATGCGGGCTACTGGCAGGTTATTGTGCAGATCGTGGTGCTGGACGCGGTTTTTTCGCTGGATTCCATCATCACGTCCGTGGGCATGGTGGAGCATGTGCCCATCATGATGCTGGCCGTGGTGTCGGCCATGGCCATCATGGTGCTGGCGGCCGCGCCCCTGCTGCATTTTGTGGAGCGCCACCCTTCGGTCATTGTGCTCTGCCTGGGCTTTTTGCTTATGATTGGCCTGAGCCTGCTGGCCGATGGTCTGGGCTATCACATCCCCAAAGGGTACATGTACGCGGCCATCGGCTTTTCCATCCTGGTGGAGGCCTGCAACCAGTGGGCTCTGCGTAACCGGCGGCGGCGTTTCAGCATGCGGGACATGCGGGAATCCACGGCCAGGGTTATCCTCAATTTCCTGGGCGGCGGCGTGCCTTCGGGCGATATGCAGCTGGACGCGGCCGCCCTGGCCGGCGAGGCCGGCGGCCAGCTTTTTGCCCCGCAGGAGCGCGACATGGTGGCCAGGGTCATCCGTCTGGGCGGGCGCACGGCGCGCTTCATCATGACCCCGCGCCAGCGGGTGCGCTGGCTGGACAGCAATGCCGACCTGCCCACCGTGAGCCGCTACGCGGCTGCCGCCAACCTGCCCTGGCTGCCCGTGCTGCAGCGGGATACGGATGAAGTGCTGGGCGTGCTGCGGCCTGGCGACCTGCTGGCCGCCCCGCCCCCGGCCAAGGGCGCGCCCTGGAGTTTGCTCCCCTTTGTCCGGCCCGCGCCCACCATTTTTGAGCACACCCCTCTGCCTACTATTCTGGATAACTTTCGCACCCATCCGGTGCCTCTGGCCTTTGTGCGCGACGAATACGGCGATGTGGTGGGTGTGGTGACCCCGGCGGAGCTGATCAGTGTGCTGGCCGGACAAATGGGCGACATGCCCGCCGGGCCTGAGGCTTGCCGTCGGCCCGACGGCAGTTGGGTCATGCCGGGCCGCCTGAGTGTGGATCTGTTCGCTTCTTGGTTGGGCGTGCCGTTGCCCAAGCGTCTTTCCAGCGCCACCTTGGCCGGTCTGATTATGGAGCGCCTGGGCCGCATTCCGGTCAAGGGCGACCATTTGCTCTACCATGGCTGGGAACTGGAGGTGCTGCGCATGGACAAGCGCCGCATTGATACGGTGCGCGCCGTCAAAGCTCTGCCGCCCGTGGGCGTGGGGCGCAAAAAGCGCGCGGCAAAGGTGCGCTGAGGCCTTTCAGCTTTGAAATGTTCGGCGGCTCTGCAGGCAGCCGCTCGCCGTGGAGGCGCAGGCCTGGCTTCAGCCGTTGCACGAAGGGCGTTACGGGCCAAGACAGCAGCGCCTAGCTACGGATGCAGACAGCACCGCTGTATCTTTGCGCGGCTAAGCGCCGGGACGAGCGTCCGTGTACTTTACGGGTGCATATTCTTAAAGGTAATCTTGTTCTAAGGGCGAAGGGCCTGCACGGCCGCAGTGCCCCTTCAGGGGTAAGCCACCGCGCCTGTGAAGAGGGCGCTTGGCCCTGTTGTCGGCGCTGTCGGAGGCGGTCGCGTTTGCGTGAAAAAAATATTATTTTCACAAATAGCCGCTATCACGCAATGCGTGACGCGCAACCCTTTGTACCTCTTGAAAAGCTAAAAAATGGCGTGGGCCAAAGCAACGCGCAAATCGGGCTCCGCCCAGGAAAAAAGTTTAAAGGGGCCCAGCTCGTGATAAATTTCTTTTACAACCATTTCAAAATATGTCAGTGTAAGCCCATGTGCTGACGCCCCCACCTGCGGGTTGGGGCTCCTGAGGCTGGACCTGTGCGGGTTAAATTTTTGTCCGTGGCCAGGCAGCCTTGATGGCAAGGCCGGACCCCGCAGCGCGCAAAAAGCCGCGCGGGGGCGTTTTGCCAAAGGGGCGCTGTGTTGCACGGCTAGACCGTTGCAGCATGTCAAGACGCCCACGCCGCGCGCAACAGGCAATTGCACTGCGCTCAGACTACCGTAACGGACGCCTGTTTTGCGCAGCCGACAGCGCGATGGCACTGTGAAATTCTTAAAATTTTTGAGGCCATACGGTCGCACGGGACGCGTCGTGCGGCTTTTGAACAACTGGTTTGAGGCCCTGTTCCCCGGCCCTGTGCCGACACAATCTTGCATGGGAGGAGTGTATGCGATTCGGCAGACAGGTGTACGAATTTCTGCTGAGCGGCTCGCAGGCGTATGCCAAATGGGATCTGGAAGTTTCCACTTCCATCCTGCGCAACCGGAAAAAGCTGCTCATCTTGCTGGCCCTGGCCGTGCCCATTCTGGCGGGCTGCCTGGCCGAGGCGTACGAATACCATGAGATGTTGGGCGGCAAGACGGCCTATGCCCCGGCTTTCTATACCACCACCATTTTTCTGGCCTCCATTGCCGTGGGCCTGGCGGCCGGGCTCATTACCGGCTGTATCGGGGCTGGCGGCGGCTTCATTATCACGCCCGCGCTTATGGCTGTGGGCGTAAAGGGCATTCTGGCCGTGGGCACGGACCTCTTCCACATCTTTGCCAAGGCCATCATGGGCACCACGGTGCACAAGAAACTGGGCAATGTTTCGGGCAAACTGGCCGTGGCCTTTTTGTTCGGCTCCATTATCGGCACCTTCATCGGCGGTTTCATCAACAAGGGGCTGTATAACAAAGACCCCCTGCTTTCCGAGCTCTTCATCAGCACCATCTATGCCGTACTGCTGGGCTTTCTGGGCTTTTACGCCCTGTTTGACTTTTTGCGCAGCAGCCGCGGGGCCAAAGCTGCCAGCCAGGACGCCCACGGCGGCGGCAGCGGCGGGCTGACGGGCGTTTCTGTCAAGCTGCAAAGCCTCAGCGTGCCCCCCATGATCACCTTTGACGAAGACCTGGTGCCCGGCGGGCGGCGCATCTCCGGCTGGATCGTGGCCTGCGGCGGCGTGGTGGTGGGCTTGCTGGCCGCCATCATGGGCGTGGGCGGGGGGGTTGTGACCTTCCCCATGTTTGTGTACATCTTCGGCGTGTCTTCCATGACCACCGTGGGCACGGACATCCTGCAGATCATCTTCACCGCCGGTTTCGCGGCCGTGGGGCAGTACGCCATCTATGGCTACGTTTTTTACACCCTGGCCATCGGCATGCTGCTGGGTTCCCTGCTGGGCATCCAGATCGGCGCGCTGACCACCAAGGTGGTCAAGGGCATCCACATCCGCGGCTTCTACGCCATCTCTATCATTGCGGGCTTTATCAACCGCGCCACCACACTGCCCAAGAAGCTGGTGGAAATGGAGGTGCTGCACTGGTCGCCCAGTGTGGTGAACATCATCGAAGACGTGGGCAACGTGGTTTTCTGGGTGGTGGTGGCCTTTTTCGGCTTGTGGGTGTTCAGCAAGTTTTTCCTTAATCTGGGCAAGCTCAGAGGGGAGGCCTGATTATGCTTATCCATGAAAAAGGCCCTTTTTTGCGGGGCAGCTTTCTGCTCATTTCGTTTCTGGTGCTTTTTGGCGTGCTGCTCACGCCCATAATGCGCGACGAGAGCGGCAACCACCTTACCGGTCTGCAGTACGCGGACAGCGTGTTCAATGAGCTTTCCAAAGGCTCGTCGTATTTTATTCCCGGCGTGCGTGACAACATTAAGACCGTGGCCGGCAAGCAGGTGACCGTCAGCGTCAAACTGAAGAAACCCGACCTGGCCCCCGTGGCCGTGCAGGTGCTGCAAAAGGCCGGGGCCTCCAATGTAAGCGCCGCCGACGGCAGGGTGAGCTTCAGCGGCGACCTTGGCGTGATTCTCTCTTCCGCCACGGACGATGCCGACGCCCTGTACCACAACAAGGCCGAGGCGGTATCCCTGAAGTACGACGGCGCGCCGGCCCTTAAGACCGCCGCCGCCTGGTGGTATGTGCTTTCGCCCACCATCAAGGAATTGCAGAAGCAGAAGATGGTGACCGCCGCCCAGGTGGTGGACCATGTGGTGCGCCGCGCCGTGGAGCCGGGCAACAACTTTTACAGTGTGCCCCCGGCCAAGGTGGCGGACCACGTCTGGCTTATGAGCGCCATGCTTATTTTCTATGTGCTTTACACCCTGTGGTATGGCTTCGCCATTTTTGAGCTCTTTGAGGGCATTGGCCTGGCCATGACCAAGTCCAAGGTCAAGCAGGAGAGCTAGTCCTTCACGGAGGAGCGCCGCCCTTGCCGGATTTCTTGTGGTGGGGGCGGCGCGTTTGCAGCGGGCCATTGCGGACCGCAGATTCCCATAGCGACATGTCCCATACAGAAGACCGGCCCCGCAAAGCTGTGCATGCAGTCTTGCGGGGCCGGTCCTGGCTTAGAGCAGATTGCCTTTGAGAATAGGTATTCGCAACGTGTCCGGCAGGTTTGTTCCGGCGCTCAAGCGCGCAAATACATAGCGGTGCGGTCTGCATACGTAACTGGCGCTGCTGCCTTAGCCCGTAACTTCCTTTGTCGTAACGGGCCAAGGTCCTTGCGCCTCCACGGCTGAAGCGGCGCCTGCGCCCCACGGTGGGCGGCTTACGCAGCCGCTAGGACATTGCAGCGTTGCAATGTCCTAGCGCCGCTGCAGGGCCGCCATGACTTCCAGGGCGTCGGGCTGGTCGGGGTCGCTTTGCAGGGCGCGCAGGGCGGCATCCTCCGCCGCCTGTTTTTTATGCCATTCTAAATACATTTTGGCCATTTTGCCAAAGGTGGAGGGATGCCCGCCAAAGGTGCGCAGCACGGCCTTGTAGACGTTTTCGGCTTTTTCGTATTCGCGCAACCGCAGCCAGGCGGCCACGGCCCCGGTGTAGGCGGCGGCCTCGCGGGGCTGGGCTTCCATGGCTTCTTCGTACATGGCCGCGGCTTCCACATCCTGCCCGGCGGCGGCAAAAATGTGCCCCAGCTGCAGGCGGATGTCTTTTTCGTCGCTGTATTCCTCGGCCACGCGTTTCAGAAAAGCGCGGCCCTTGGCCGTTTGTCCCTCCTGCAAAAACTGCAGGCCCGTTTCAATGAGGCGTTTTTTGCGTTCCTGCCGGGCAGCGGCCTCCTGCGCTTCCGAGTGGGCGGCCTCTTTTTGCAGGATTTTTGCCAGCCCTTCCAGCACCGTACTCAAGGCGGCTTCTTTGCCGGGCTGAAATGGGATGGCGCGCGGCTTGCCCGTGCGGTCCGGGTCCAGCAAAGGCTGCATGACGTGGTGGCGGATGAGGGTGGAGAGGAATTCGTCAATCTGAATGTCCAGTTCGGCCCTGGCGGAACGCACCAGGCGGACGCCCGCGTAGCGCCGCAAGGCTTCGGCCATGGTCAGCAGAGAACGTTCCACGTCGTCGCGGCGCAGATAGCCTGTGGCGCGGGCCACGTTTTCACGGATTTCCTTGGGCGCGGTGGTGAGCATGATCAATCCTTTTTTTGCCAGTGCTGCATGACGACCGGGCGCGCGGCCTCCAGCATCCGCAGCACCACGGGGGGCGTCAGAAAGTCCGTTCGCCGGCCGGCGAGCCAGAGCTGCCGCAGCCGCGAGGCGCTCACGTCCAGCCAGGGCAGGGGCGCAAAAACGGCACTCCCTCCGCCCGGCAGATCCAGGCAGGGACAGCCCGGCAGTAAAGGTGCGCGCTCACGCGCGGCGGGCCAGAGCCGACGTACGGTGGAAGCAAAAAACGCCGCGTCCTGTCCTTCACGCGGCACTACCAGCAAATGGCAGAGCTCCGGCAGGGCCAGGCCGTTGCGCCAGGAGGGAAGCAAGGGCAGGTTGGGGCTGCCGAGCACAAAATACAGCGTCGTGTCCGGCAGGGCGTGCCGATAGGCGCAGAGCGTGTCCCAGGTGTAGGAAGGGCCGGGCCGTCGGCCCTCCAGCCGGTTGCAGTGCAGGTCGGGCAGGTCGGCCGTGGCCGCCTCCAGCATGGCGGCGCGCAGCGCAAAGGGCAGCAGGCTTGCCGCGCGTTTGTGCGGCGGCACGGCGCAGGGCACCAGGTCCACCCCGCGCACGCGCGGG
This genomic interval carries:
- a CDS encoding DNA-methyltransferase; this encodes MIDQIIHDDSIKKIKAIPECSVHAIISDIPYGICYNEWDILHDNKNTALGGASIAQTKAGEIFKRRGKPLNGWSSADKKIPYEYQEWCASWGKEWLRVLKPGGSCLIFAGRRYSHRCIVALEDCGFTFKDMIAWEKPTAPYRAQRISETYKRRGDYKNAQKWSGWRVANLRPLFEPILWLQKPYKTGGTLADNILINNVGGWNQNALEKYNGSGYCKEAHLCSNIFRISSDKDDHGLHEAQKPLNLMECLVSLVTKRGALILDPFAGSGTTCVAAQKLGRHFIGIEINEKYVKIAKHRLKQIQECSTPEAIQQLSTISLFGSTSKTGA
- a CDS encoding HindIII family type II restriction endonuclease; its protein translation is MFETLLKKITKESSQNFDIASNNLTEFINKEKKFIELIKQIGTIPESIPHDSTEEKLFSKASDAVLARAFRELGLKASVIKERADTADVIAKSQYFGYTLVADAKAFRLSRTAKNQKDFKVSALSCWRKDSEYAVLCGPYFQYPKTGSQIYSQAIDNNVCLLSWEHILFMIKKNIKETERVNMSAIWGFSGDYAKKIIAANQKKCFLKDFSNTLTSIFNYNINDFELLLNMQKSTIRERAQTEKAFWENEKKIISAYSKGKAIRELIATKKINEKIKQIDDHIARFSI
- a CDS encoding peptidylprolyl isomerase, yielding MADNPTVLLETSSGDILVELFPEQAPKTVANFLQYVDDGFYTNTIFHRVIPGFMIQGGGLSARMDEKPTREPVPNEADNGLKNARGTLAMARTRDPHSATAQFFINLVDNEFLDHTAPSTDGWGYCVFGKVTEGLDVVDKIAKVKTKTLGFHENVPADMVVITGANRF
- the mutY gene encoding A/G-specific adenine glycosylase codes for the protein MSQPFAPPQQNIPRIQRALLDWFAVNQRRLPWRVHYTPYEVWVSEVMLQQTQMERGVDYFNRWMARFPDIAALAAADEEAVLRQWEGLGYYSRARHLLAAARKIMAEHGGAFPSDLEAIRALPGVGPYTAGAIASIAFGEKLPCVDANVERVIARVFDVDSPVKQDPAAGVVRRWALRLVPEGLAREHNQAMMELGALVCRKKPRCEVCPLAVFCSSRHLGIVEQRPVPGKKAVIKPVQAVTGVLRRAGRVFVQKRPPSGVWGNLWEFPGGRVEPDESPEQAVVREFMEETAFTVRVAATYGIIRHGYTTYRLTLHCFGLELADAAQSALPQLTAATESRWARPEELDGLAMPAAHRKLADRLFAVAPSAAHTP
- a CDS encoding TerC family protein, whose amino-acid sequence is MWDLAWIADPSAWIGLGTLVLLEVVLGVDNLVFISILVTRLPEAQRRQAFLTGISLALLMRLGLLAFMARLVTLTNPLFTLGGHGFSARDLILMAGGVFLLLKGTTELHDRVEGRAGSFSGPERHAGYWQVIVQIVVLDAVFSLDSIITSVGMVEHVPIMMLAVVSAMAIMVLAAAPLLHFVERHPSVIVLCLGFLLMIGLSLLADGLGYHIPKGYMYAAIGFSILVEACNQWALRNRRRRFSMRDMRESTARVILNFLGGGVPSGDMQLDAAALAGEAGGQLFAPQERDMVARVIRLGGRTARFIMTPRQRVRWLDSNADLPTVSRYAAAANLPWLPVLQRDTDEVLGVLRPGDLLAAPPPAKGAPWSLLPFVRPAPTIFEHTPLPTILDNFRTHPVPLAFVRDEYGDVVGVVTPAELISVLAGQMGDMPAGPEACRRPDGSWVMPGRLSVDLFASWLGVPLPKRLSSATLAGLIMERLGRIPVKGDHLLYHGWELEVLRMDKRRIDTVRAVKALPPVGVGRKKRAAKVR
- a CDS encoding sulfite exporter TauE/SafE family protein codes for the protein MRFGRQVYEFLLSGSQAYAKWDLEVSTSILRNRKKLLILLALAVPILAGCLAEAYEYHEMLGGKTAYAPAFYTTTIFLASIAVGLAAGLITGCIGAGGGFIITPALMAVGVKGILAVGTDLFHIFAKAIMGTTVHKKLGNVSGKLAVAFLFGSIIGTFIGGFINKGLYNKDPLLSELFISTIYAVLLGFLGFYALFDFLRSSRGAKAASQDAHGGGSGGLTGVSVKLQSLSVPPMITFDEDLVPGGRRISGWIVACGGVVVGLLAAIMGVGGGVVTFPMFVYIFGVSSMTTVGTDILQIIFTAGFAAVGQYAIYGYVFYTLAIGMLLGSLLGIQIGALTTKVVKGIHIRGFYAISIIAGFINRATTLPKKLVEMEVLHWSPSVVNIIEDVGNVVFWVVVAFFGLWVFSKFFLNLGKLRGEA
- a CDS encoding tetratricopeptide repeat protein, which translates into the protein MLTTAPKEIRENVARATGYLRRDDVERSLLTMAEALRRYAGVRLVRSARAELDIQIDEFLSTLIRHHVMQPLLDPDRTGKPRAIPFQPGKEAALSTVLEGLAKILQKEAAHSEAQEAAARQERKKRLIETGLQFLQEGQTAKGRAFLKRVAEEYSDEKDIRLQLGHIFAAAGQDVEAAAMYEEAMEAQPREAAAYTGAVAAWLRLREYEKAENVYKAVLRTFGGHPSTFGKMAKMYLEWHKKQAAEDAALRALQSDPDQPDALEVMAALQRR
- a CDS encoding nicotinate-nicotinamide nucleotide adenylyltransferase; translation: MPAKPRPAGTAPADATPAADKTASRAHKGPSAGLAILGGSFNPPHVGHLRLAIEVRELLGPRVRGVDLVPCAVPPHKRAASLLPFALRAAMLEAATADLPDLHCNRLEGRRPGPSYTWDTLCAYRHALPDTTLYFVLGSPNLPLLPSWRNGLALPELCHLLVVPREGQDAAFFASTVRRLWPAARERAPLLPGCPCLDLPGGGSAVFAPLPWLDVSASRLRQLWLAGRRTDFLTPPVVLRMLEAARPVVMQHWQKKD